In Uranotaenia lowii strain MFRU-FL chromosome 2, ASM2978415v1, whole genome shotgun sequence, one genomic interval encodes:
- the LOC129750113 gene encoding uncharacterized protein LOC129750113, translating into MAQPAVVALCATFCHLWHQCSGNYLIVSARSTHRMFIETSVNSRLRNLCFPCVWIHGNMDRLRGQGYSTTTFPYLWKKVDKEPAPSSRQATGSSLLCTIVIRRTSTFSLWPDGIVVGGFCHMQMDPQCQTGEFKGRLLPSPFFAHIHRPNGKESKAPA; encoded by the exons ATGGCCCAACCAGCTGTAGTCGCCCTGTGCGCAACCTTTTGTCACTTATGGCACCAGTGCAGTGGTAATTATCTAATAGTAAGTGCCAGATCGACGCACCGGATGTTTATTGAAACATCCGTTAACTCCCGGTTAAGGAACCTTTGTTTTCCATGCGTTTGGATTCATGGAAACATGGATAGATTGCGCGGTCAAG GTTATAGTACTACCACTTTTCCGTATCTCTGGAAGAAGGTTGATAAGGAGCCAGCCCCCAGCAGTCGGCAAGCTACCGGAAGCTCCC ttcTCTGCACAATCGTGATCCGAAGGACAAGCACTTTTTCGCTATGGCCGGATGGGATCGTCGTTGGAGGTTTCTGTCACATGCAGATGGATCCGCAATGCCAGACGGGTGAATTTAAAGGTCGATTGCTACCCAGTCCATTTTTCGCTCACATCCATCGCCCAAATGGGAAGGAAAGCAAAGCTCCCGCTTGA
- the LOC129747899 gene encoding protein mahjong gives MASPPPDQAEILRGRDLARIFQLWEERHSIPGYDPEPIVTRLGEIFEEETEVYMRKDPDPFDERHPSRTDPNSDLGRILKTLFRKDHFMTRLVNDYLRDNFFTRQNIQQCSQPLNIAACRLILVIMPGLETSAVFQAEFDHLITRLASWAESSPEPLQSYATGLLGAAMEVQEIAVSSREQNIRLLPIMLRRLHVLQLAHRNRDRLSEAGEGVSSTAFHRMFQGEAVAISQRSSAGGESQSDSGMGENGEEDPDRPFAHLGSASEETAPTTSNGVSSVANLNMLFQNENSQQNTQDNNRSVAHRNMIPIYPATIATSQMLILRYLTPMGEYQEFLPYVFEHNAMSLIFRYIENLDAKDTCLAFEALKYLASLLCHKKFSLEFIANGGLERLLKVPRPSLAATGVSIALYYLAYCEDAMERICLMFQKIITELVKYALWLLGCSHDSGRCHATMFFGLSCQFKTMMDEFDKQDGLRKLYNVIAVLPILTNSDDYNLNDDEECAARQVVRHVCVALKKYFENHLYYKYIQVTRQQCPTGTLAQPVFKSVKNSPEVISDQIKTLQELLPMKARWAPVDEFLELGGVNLLLRIIALAYEWNYSGRAETVRAALDVLNICCVIPRVHAMFCERIELNEGSAAGINIVLGAAEGEIVADSEVQKSALAVLVHTVCAPIHRPSGSLARFGSAKKRMPNKNSEELLQKVWESVRSNNGIIVLLSLMCVKTPITDADCIRGMACRALAGLARSETVQQIIGKLPLFANGQLQSLMRDPILQEKRAEHVQFQKYALELLERVSGKTKTFNNQLDTSLADIHKANVVAQTRIQFNEQQLYQLIHQHLIARGLTETALTLVKESGMTVQPVPPLQHQHLLPGSSISRNLHHSPFAFRSPSASIIQRSRIRNKNPDASFNHSTAQANLQAALAAASIEGTGLENQPGNAGIANQEGTSAVSAEPFTPIKLIKKSTTAGVSSGTGGTNGSSSSHGNPNNPNTPHSSSSLQRSLQKQISATASDAATFLVPASTSTKTTTAEVPNSTVTLDTIITEYLTNQHSLCKNPMSTCPQFDLFVPHKCPDPRPNRASGMSQNFATRFFKRHAGYSSRRFDRRLVHSNFSASRVLRPADSEFFFTCCDFTPCATKLITGSHSGEVKIFNLSDSSEETSYSCHESYVYSIKCSKDGRLLLTSSAWRSPMSALWNIEGNRFSQKLQWDEEEYMEFPNVRQDKVLATFGEVATI, from the exons ATGGCTTCGCCTCCGCCGGATCAGGCGGAGATTTTGCGTGGCCGCGATTTGGCCCGCATTTTCCAACTCTGGGAGGAACGACACAGCATCCCGGGCTACGATCCGGAACCGATTGTAACCAG ATTGGGAGAAATTTTTGAGGAGGAAACCGAAGTGTACATGCGCAAAGATCCGGACCCGTTCGACGAACGACATCCCTCCCGAACGGATCCGAACTCGGATCTGGGTCGTATATTGAAAACCCTGTTCCGTAAAGACCACTTCATGACCCGGCTTGTGAATGACTATCTGCGCGATAACTTCTTCACCCGACAGAACATCCAACAATGCTCGCAACCACTGAATATTGCCGCCTGTCGGCTAATCTTGGTCATCATGCCGGGACTGGAAACGTCGGCTGTTTTTCAGGCCGAGTTTGATCATCTAATTACGCGGCTCGCTAGCTGGGCCGAATCAAGTCCGGAACCGCTGCAAAGTTACGCAACCGGGTTGTTGGGTGCAGCGATGGAAGTGCAAGAGATTGCCGTAAGTTCTCGTGAACAGAACATTCGATTGTTGCCGATTATGCTCAGAAGATTGCATGTGTTGCAACTCGCTCATCGCAATCGGGATCGGTTATCGGAAGCGGGTGAAGGAGTTAGTAGCACGGCGTTCCATAGGATGTTCCAGGGAGAAGCAGTCGCGATATCGCAACGATCTTCGGCGGGAGGTGAAAGTCAAAGCGATTCCGGAATGGGAGAAAACGGCGAGGAGGATCCCGATCGACCATTTGCACATTTAGGATCAGCCAGTGAAGAAACTGCTCCAACCACCTCAAATGGAGTGTCTTCGGTGGCCAATCTCAATATGTTGTTCCAGAATGAGAACAGCCAACAGAACACCCAGGACAATAATCGCAGTGTTGCGCATCGAAATATGATCCCCATCTATCCGGCAACGATTGCCACCTCGCAGATGCTGATCCTTCGATATTTGACTCCAATGGGTGAATATCAGGAATTTCTGCCGTACGTTTTTGAGCATAATGCCATGAGTTTGATTTTCCGTTACATTGAAAACCTGGATGCCAAGGACACTTGTTTGGCTTTCGAGGCACTGAAATATCTAGCTTCGCTGCTTTGTCACAAGAAATTTTCACTTGAATTTATTGCCAACGGAGGACTGGAAAGGCTGCTCAAAGTACCAAGACCAAGCTTAGCAGCAACGGGAGTCTCGATTGCCCTCTACTATCTGGCATATTGCGAAGATGCCATGGAAAGGATTTGTCTAATGTTCCAGAAAATAATCACCGAGTTAGTGAAGTACGCCCTTTGGCTGCTCGGATGTTCTCACGATTCTGGCCGGTGCCACGCTACAATGTTCTTCGGCCTAAGCTGCCAGTTTAAAACCATGATGGACGAGTTCGATAAACAGGATGGACTCCGCAAACTGTACAACGTGATTGCAGTGCTTCCGATTCTCACCAATTCCGACGACTACAATCTGAATGATGACGAGGAATGTGCCGCCCGGCAGGTGGTTCGTCACGTTTGCGTCGCGCTGAAGAAATACTTCGAGAACCATCTCTACTACAAATACATTCAGGTAACCAGGCAGCAGTGCCCTACCGGAACGTTGGCTCAGCCGGTGTTCAAGTCGGTCAAAAATTCGCCGGAAGTTATTAGCGATCAGATCAAAACGCTGCAGGAACTGCTGCCGATGAAGGCACGCTGGGCACCGGTCGATGAGTTCCTGGAGCTCGGTGGGGTTAATCTATTGCTGAGAATCATCGCCCTGGCCTACGAATGGAACTACAGTGGACG TGCCGAGACGGTTCGCGCGGCTCTCGATGTGCTGAACATCTGTTGCGTGATTCCCCGGGTCCACGCCATGTTCTGCGAGCGGATCGAACTGAACGAGGGTTCGGCAGCCGGCATCAACATCGTACTGGGCGCGGCCGAGGGAGAGATCGTTGCAGATTCCGAGGTTCAAAAGTCGGCACTGGCAGTGCTGGTGCACACGGTTTGCGCTCCGATTCATCGCCCTAGCGGGTCCCTGGCTCGTTTTGGGTCGGCCAAGAAGCGTATGCCAAATAAGAATTCGGAGGAACTGCTGCAGAAGGTATGGGAAAGTGTCCGGTCCAACAATGGGATCATTGTGCTTCTTTCGTTGATGTGCGTCAAGACACCGATTACCGATGCCGATTGCATTCGGGGGATGGCATGTAGGGCTTTGGCAGGGTTGGCACGATCTGAAACGGTACAGCAGATCATCGGAAAGTTGCCCCTGTTTGCCAATGGACAGCTACAGA GTTTAATGCGAGATCCAATCCTACAAGAGAAGAGAGCTGAGCATGTACAGTTCCAAAAGTATGCATTAGAGTTACTGGAGCGAGTTTCGGGCAAAACCAAAACCTTCAACAATCAGTTGGATACTTCACTGGCCGATATCCACAAGGCCAATGTGGTAGCTCAAACAAGAATACAGTTCAACGAGCAACAGCTATACCAATTGATACATCAGCATTTGATCGCACGCGGGTTAACGGAAACGGCATTGACATTGGTCAAAGAGTCGGGAATGACTGTTCAACCGGTGCCTCCTCTACAGCACCAGCATTTGTTGCCGGGATCCAGCATAAGCCGTAATTTGCACCACTCGCCTTTCGCATTTCGGTCGCCAAGTGCTTCCATAATTCAGCGTTCGcgaatcagaaacaaaaatCCGGATGCTTCCTTCAATCATTCAACGGCTCAAGCCAACCTTCAAGCCGCATTAGCTGCTGCCAGCATAGAAGGAACTGGGCTGGAAAATCAACCAGGCAATGCGGGCATTGCTAATCAAGAAGGTACCTCAGCCGTTTCAGCAGAACCTTTCACTCCAATCAAACTCATCAAAAAATCTACGACGGCTGGCGTAAGTTCTGGAACTggtggaaccaacggcagtagCTCATCGCACGGTAATCCTAACAATCCTAATACACCGCATTCATCCAGCAGTCTCCAAAGATCACTACAAAAGCAAATCTCGGCTACCGCTTCCGATGCGGCCACGTTTTTGGTACCGGCCTCGACTTCCACCAAGACGACTACTGCCGAGGTCCCCAACAGTACGGTCACGCTTGATACGATCATCACCGAGTATTTGACCAATCAGCACTCGCTCTGCAAAAATCCCATGTCAACGTGTCCTCAGTTCGATCTGTTCGTACCCCACAAATGTCCGGACCCGAGACCGAATCGGGCCTCCGGCATGAGCCAAAACTTTGCCACCAGATTCTTCAAACGGCACGCAGGTTACTCGTCCCGTCGTTTCGATCGCCGTTTAGTCCATTCGAATTTTTCCGCTTCCAGGGTGCTCCGGCCGGCGGATTCCGAGTTCTTCTTTACCTGCTGTGATTTTACT ccCTGCGCCACCAAACTGATCACCGGCTCGCACAGCGGGGAGGTGAAGATCTTCAACCTGAGCGACAGTTCCGAGGAAACCAGTTACTCCTGTCACGAGTCGTACGTGTACTCGATCAAGTGCAGCAAGGATGGGCGGCTGCTGTTGACTTCGTCGGCGTGGCGATCGCCGATGTCGGCCCTCTGGAACATCGAGGGTAACCGGTTCAGCCAGAAGCTGCAGTGGGACGAGGAGGAGTATATGGAGTTTCCGAACGTCCGGCAGGACAAGGTGTTAGCCACGTTTGGTGAG GTTGCAACCATC